The genomic segment GAGCGCCCGCATCAACCGGGTCCCGGCGCGGACCGCGGTCGTCCAGCCGCGCGAGTCCGGCACCTCCATCCAGTCGGCGACCCGCGGGTCCACCGTCTGCCGGACCATGGCCGCGATGACGCCGTCGAACACCTCGCCGGGCAGTATGTTCTCGTACAGGTCGAGCAGGTTCCGGGTGAGCGCCACACCTTCCGGCGAGGGCGCGTACACCGCCTCGACGAGCAGGGCGTTCAGTTCCCGTGCCTCCGCCAAGGTTTCGGGCATGGCTTCGGCCGGGATGCCGAGCATCGCGCCGGTGACGCGCCAGACGTAGTAGTAGCTCTCGGCCTCGTCCTCGCTCACCGAGATCCCGATGCGGCGCATCCCGTCGATCACCTGCACCGAGAAGATGAACAACGCGCCGAGCAGGTCCTGCTGGCACAGCGGCACACCTTCGGCCGCGCTGTCCCACTTGCCCGAACGTTCGATGAAGTACCGCACGGCGGCGTGGATCAACCGCGTCTTCTGGATCGTCGGCACGAAGCTCCCGCCGCTGCCGAACGGGTCTCGGCCCATCATGTTCAGCACGAACTGCGAGGTCTCCGAGAGACGACGATGGGGCTGGTTCAGGCGGTGGGTCAACGTCAGCACGCGGGACGGGCGCGGCTGGGCGTAGCAGTTGACCATGGCACCGAAGGACAACACGGAAGCGACGTGCACCCCGTCATCGGCGAAGAACTCGTACGCGTGGGCCACGCGGTCCAGGTCAGCCCAATCCGGGGGCACGTCCGTGGCGATGAGGTAGTCACGCACCGACTCCGGCAGGTCCCCCGGGATGGGCTGGTCGTTCGCGCGGAACTGCGCCAGCACCTCGTTCACGGCCTCGATGCGGCCGGTCTCGGCGAGGTCGGCGATCACCGCGTCCGCGAGTGGATCCCCTTGGTACATCAACGCTTCCACCGCGGTCATGTCGATCAACTGCTGCCCCCTGAGGTCGCTTGCCGGCCCTTCAGCTAAGCGATCTCCACCGCGCAGAACCAGGGCCGGCCCCGCCGACCCCCCGATCGTGGAGGTACTCCAGTCGAACGGCCTAACGCGTCAGCAGCCGGTCCGCGCAGTCGGCAACCAGGTCCTCGGCGTACTCCGGGATCCCCGAACCACCGCGCAGGTGCCGCCGCACGGTCGAGTAGGGGATGTCGACGGTGGCGAGCACCAGCCGGTCGACGTCTTCGGCGCCGGACCGGCCGAGGCGGTCGGCCAGCGCTCGCAGCGTGCGGTCGACCTGCGCGTTGCGCTTGGCCAGGCGGTCCCGCGCGTCGGTGGGCCACGTCGGCTCGCCGAAGTCGACCGGCCCGTAGAGCAGGACCGCCGCCTCGGCGGGGTGCACCCGGCTCCACGAGACGACGTGCCGGGCCGCCGCGGCAGGCGAGTCGCCGTCGAGCGCGTCGAGGAAGCCCTCCTGGAACCGCTCCACGGTGCGCAGCCACAGTTCCGCGAGCAGCGCCGCCCGGCTGGGGAAACGGTGGTAGATCGACCCGCTGGGCGCACCGGCCTCACGGGCGACCGCGGTGACGGTGACCGCGGCGGGCCCGCCCTCGGCGGCCAGCGCGGCCGCGGCGTCCAGCAAGCGATCCATGTCGTGCCGCGGCGGCCGTCCCATGGCGGGCAGGGTACCGCCAACCCGCTACGGTGTGCGCAGGCGAACGCGAGGAGTCCTCATGTCCGAACACGATCCCGACCTCGTTCCCGACGGCGTCGACCTGGACCACCCCAATCCGGCGCGGATCTACGACTGGTTCCTGGGCGGCAACGCGAACTGGGCGATCGACCGCGAGTTCGGCGCGAAGGCCGTGGCCGCGTTCCCGATGGTGCGCGCGATGGCCAAGGTCGGCCGCGAGTTCCTCGGCCGCGGGGTGCACTACCTCGCCCGCCAGGGCATCACCCAGTTCCTCGACCTCGGGTCTGGCGTGCCGACCGTGGGCAACGTGCACGAAATCGCCGATTCGGTGAACCCGGACAGCCGCTGCGTCTACGTGGACAACGAGCCCGTCGCGGTGGCGCACTCGCAGGTGCTGCTGGAGCGCGAAGGCGACCTGCGCCGGCACGCCGTGCTGCAGGCCGACCTGCGGAACCCGGAGGACGTCTGGGAACGCGCGATGGACACCGGCGTGCTCAACCCGCGGGAACCGATCGGGCTGATCATGGTGAACGTGCTGTACTTCGTCAGCCCGGAAGACGGCCCGGAGGACATCATCGGGCAGTACCGGGACCTGCTGGTGCCGGGTTCGTACTTCCTGTCCTCGCACATGACCGTGGACGGCGTGCCCGCCGAGGGCGAGGAGGAGCGGGCCGAGGTCCGCCGCCAGTACCGCAACTCGGCGACGCCGCTGCACCTGCGCTCGCGCGAGGAGTTCACCCGCTTCTTCGACGGCTTCGACCTGGTGGACCCGGGCGTCACCTGGATCCCGGAGTGGCGGCCGGACGAGCTGAAGTCCGAAGCCACGCAGGACTTCCTCGCCGAACCGGCCACCAGCAGCGCCTTCGCCGGTCTGGGCCGGAAGCCGTAACCCGCCGCCAAGCCCCGGCTGAATGCTATGAGTGGGGCATTACTTGCAATGGACGCAAGTAATGCCCCACTCCTGGCGTTCGGCTCGGGCTCGTAGGATCGGGGCGTGGCGGACGAAGGGCTCAGCGTCGATCAGGGGATCCGCACGCTGCTGTTGCTCATGCCACGGATGGCCGGGCGGCTCAAGCGGCTCCCGATCCCCGAGCAGCTCCGCTCCTTCTCCCTCGCGCCGCGGCACCTGTCGCTGCTCGCCTACCTGCTGTTCGACGGGCCGATGCCGGTCAACGAACTCGCCCGCCTGCTCCAGGTCGCGCCCGCCACGGTGAGCCTGATGGTGGGCGACCTGAGCAGGCAGGGCGTGCTCGAACGCCGCGAGGACGAGCAGGATCGGCGCCGCACCATCGTGAGCATCGCCGAGCAGCACCGCGACGACGTGGACGCCTGGCTTTCGGCGGGCGCGAGGGCTTGGCGCAAGGCGCTGGAGCCGCTCACGCCCGAGCAGCGGCAGCTCGTCGTCGAAACGCTGGAAACCTACGAACGGGAAGCGGCGGCCGAGCGCCCCTGATCAGGGACGGTGGGCCAGGTCCAGGACGGCCCAGACGGTCCGCGTGGTGCCGTCGGTGCGGACGCCCCAGTCGAGCGGCAGTTGTTCGAGCAGCAGACGGCCGTCGATGTCGTCCTCGACCGGGGCCTCCAGCGGTTCGCCGCTGGCCTTGGCGTCGAGTTCGAGGTGCAGGCGCGCGGCCTGGCGGTTGAGGCCGAGCCGGATCTCGCCGACCTGCTCGTGGTAGCGCTCGGCGTCCTTGATCAGCTCGTCGACCACGAGGAGCGCCCGGTGCACCGCCTCGGGTGTCGCGCCGTCGAGCATCAGGCGCACCTGCGTCCGCGCCCAGGAAGTGCTCTCCGGTCCGTCGGTCAGGGACATCCTCGCGTTGAGGATCTGCTCGCGCCTCGGCACCGTCACCGTGAACTCCCTCGAATCGGCCTGCACAACGCTGGTCATGGGTACCCCGACCCCGTACGGGTGAAACCCCGGAGAGTGAACACAATGAACGAAAACGTGACCCCCATCACCGCCGCGGTGATCCTTGACCGGCATTCGGCCCGTTGATCAAGGAGGATCACGTGCTCCGACCCCGTTCGAAGCTGCTGGTAGCCGCCACGCTGTTCCTCGCCCTGCTGCCCGCCACCCCGGCCTCGGCGAGCGGCGTCGCCGACCACCCGGTGCCCACTACCGGCTGCGGGCGGACCCCGCCGGTGACCCCGGGCACGACCGGCGGGCAGACGCTCGTCTCCGGCGGCCTGACCAGGGAGTACACCGTCCACCTCCCGGCGAACTACCAGCCGCACCGGCCCACGTCGGTGGTGCTGTCCTTCCACGGGCACAAGCGCACCTCGCAATGGCAGGAGGAGCTGTCGGAGTTCTCCGGGGTGAACACCATCGCCGTCTACCCGCAGGGCCTCGTCGGCACCGACGGCGGATCGGCGTGGACCGGGGCGCCGTACTCGGCCGACGCCGACGACGTGCTGTTCACCAGCGACCTGCTCTCGAAGCTGCAGCGGGAGCTGTGCGTGGACCCGAAGCGGATCTACGCGACCGGGAAGTCCAACGGCGGCGGGTTCGTCGGCGTGCTGGCCTGCCGCCTGCCGGGCCGGATCGCCGCGTTCGCGCCGGTCGCCGGCGCCTACTACCCGGAGGGCGGCGCCTGCGAGCCCAGCCGTCCCGCGCCGCTGCTGGTCTTCCACGGCACCGCCGACGCCACGATCCCCTACGACGGCAATCCGGCGAAGGGCCTGCCCGCCATTCCGGACTGGCTCGGGGAATGGGCGGACCGCAACGATTGTTTCGCCCATCCGGTGACCTATTCACCGCAGCCGAAGGTGACCGTGCAGAAATGGCCCGGTTGCGACAAATGGAGCAGTCTGGCGCACTACCGCATCGAAGGCGCGGGACACGTTTGGCCCAGCACCAAGCCGAACAGCGACTCCGCGACCCCCACGGTGCTCGACGCGACCCCGGTCATCTGGCGCTTTTTCCAGAGTCACCGGCTGCGCTGATGCGAGAATTCGGCTGACCATATTTCGAATTGGCAACGTCCTCGTCATGGGGTAACCCGTTCCGAGTTACACCGGCATGGAGACAGCGGAGAAGCTCTGCGTCCAACCTTCCGAGACCTGTGCCGCGGTGGTCGCCGAAGCCGCCACCGGCAACCCGGCCGCGCTGGAGCGGCTGATCGCGGCCATCCGGCCGTCCGTGGTCCGGTACTGCCGCGCGCGCATCGGCAAGCACGGGGATTCCTTCGCCCCGGCGGACGAGGTGGCGCAGGAGGTCTGCATCTCGGTGCTGACCGCGCTGCCCACCCGCCGGGACGACGGTTCCCTGCGTGCCTTCGTCTACGAGATCGCCTTCCAGCGGGTCGGCGAAGCGCGCCCGGGCACCGACGACCAGCTCGGCGCGGTGATCCACGCGCTGCCGGAGATCGAACGCGAGGTCATCGTGCTGCGGGTCGCGCTCGGGATGAGCGCCGAGCACGCCGCCGAAGCGATGGGGAGCACGGCCGCCGCGGTACGGCGGATCCAGCAGCGCGCCCTGACCAGTCTGCGCGGCGCCTAACTTTCCACGCCGGTGCGGTCGATCTCCAGCACGCAGGCCGCGGCGCTGCTCCGGTTGCCGACCCTGGTGAACCGGGAAGAAGCCGCCTTGAACAGGCGCGCGGCGTCCTGGCATTCGCCGAGCACCCGGTGGGCGCGGCCGATGTCGAGCCGCACCTGGGCCGCGCACTGGTCGTCGCGCAGCGATTCCAGCCGCTCGATCGCCTGGTACAGGCTGGCCAGCGCACGCTCGGGGTCACCGCGGCGCAGGTGGAGCTGGCCGACCCGCCGCAGCACGAGCGCCATCCGGTGGTCGTCCCCGAGTTCGGCGCACAGCCGGCGGGCCTGGTCGAGCGCGGACTCCGCGTCGGCGAGCTGCCCCAGTTCCAGGCAGACCGCGGCGATCGAGGTGTGGCTGTGGGCCGCGCCCAGCCGGTCCCCGCATTCGACGAACATCTCCAGCGCGCGCACGCTGCGCGCGTGTGCCTGCTCCGGCCGCCAGGTCACCCGGGAGACCACGCCGAGGCCGGTCAGCGCGCGGGCCATGCCGAGCCGGTCGCCCAGCGAGGAGCTGATCCGGTACGAGGTGCTCAGCGCCTTCACCGCGTCGGTGAACTCGTCCCAGTAGATGTGCAACTGCCCGATCCCGCGCAGTAGCGCCGCTTCCCCGCGCGCGTCCCCGGCTTCCCGCACGGCCGTCAGCGCGAGGTAGTGGCATCGGGCCCACTCCTGGTACAGCCCGCGGTAGTCGAAGTAGGAGGCCGCCGTCGCGGCGATTTCCCAGGCCAGTTCGGCGAACCCGGCCGCGGCCGCGTAGCCGACCGCGTCCTCGATGCCCTGCTGCTCGGCCTCGAACCAGGCCAGCGGATCCGCGGGCGGCGGGATGTCCACCGGCCACCGCTTCGCGGCACCCGGCTCGGGCCGCAGCACACTGCCCGGCAGGCGGGCGGCGGCCCGTTCGGTCTGCCACAGCAGTCCGCCGAGCACGCGTTCGAGGGCCGCTTCCCGTTCCGCGCCCACGGTTTCCGGCACAGAGGTGCGGACGAGGTCGTGCAGCCGGTACCGCCGCCCGCTTTCCCGGACCAGTTGCCGCTCACGCAGATCGCCCAGCAGGCGCTCGGCCTCGGCGGGGTCGCCGTCGACCACCGCGGCGGCGATCCAGGCGGAGAACTCGGGCATCGGCAGCACGGCCAGCCGCGTGAGCAGCCGTAGCGACTCCGGGTCGAGCTGCTGGAGGTCCTGGGCGGGTTCGGTGCGCAAAATGCCGACCTGGATCCCGCGCAGTGCCGCCGACGGCTCCACTCCCAGCTCCTCGACGAGCTTTTCCCGCCACCGCTGGTAAACCGCCAGTGCGTCGGCGGCACGGCCGCGATCGGCGAGCGCGGTCATCAGCTGCCCGCAGAAGCGTTCACGGAACGGGTGCGCGGTGATCAGTTCGCGCAGTTCGGTGCTCAGCTCGTCATCGGCGCCGAGCCGCAGTTGCGCGTCGATGCATTCTTCGAGGACCGCGAGCCGCCGTTCTTCCCACGCGGTGACGAATTCGGTGAGCGCGTCGAGCCGGACGTCTTCGAGCACCGCACCGCGCCACAGCGCCAGCCCTTCGCGCAGCACGCGCACCCCGGCTTCGAGGTCGCCGTCGGCGAGCAGCTGCCGCCCACGCCGGGCGAACTCGGCAAAACTGTCCACATCGGACTTCCCAGGCGACACCGGCAGCCGGTACCCGTGGCCAACGGTGACGATCGGGTCGGCATCGCCCGGCTCCCGCAACGCCCGCCGCAACTGCGAGACCAGACCCTGGATCTGCACGCGGTAGCTCGGTGGCGGCGACGCACCCCACAGCGCCTCGGCGAGCCGGTCGACCGAGACCACCTGGTTCGCCTCCGCCAGGAGGATGGCGAACAGCAGGCGCGCCTGTGGTCTGCCCAGGCGCAGTTCCACCCCGTCCCGCTCCACCAGCAGCGGACCGAATGCCCGATAGACGATCGTCATGCGCACCCCCAGGCCGTCTGACGCGTGTGACAGTATCAGGTTAGTT from the Amycolatopsis magusensis genome contains:
- a CDS encoding oxygenase MpaB family protein, whose translation is MTAVEALMYQGDPLADAVIADLAETGRIEAVNEVLAQFRANDQPIPGDLPESVRDYLIATDVPPDWADLDRVAHAYEFFADDGVHVASVLSFGAMVNCYAQPRPSRVLTLTHRLNQPHRRLSETSQFVLNMMGRDPFGSGGSFVPTIQKTRLIHAAVRYFIERSGKWDSAAEGVPLCQQDLLGALFIFSVQVIDGMRRIGISVSEDEAESYYYVWRVTGAMLGIPAEAMPETLAEARELNALLVEAVYAPSPEGVALTRNLLDLYENILPGEVFDGVIAAMVRQTVDPRVADWMEVPDSRGWTTAVRAGTRLMRALERGEDRSRIATKVLDKAGEILLGGSVRTLTDGQSTTLDIPEDLRQRWQGAGMCPAKPA
- a CDS encoding TetR/AcrR family transcriptional regulator, coding for MGRPPRHDMDRLLDAAAALAAEGGPAAVTVTAVAREAGAPSGSIYHRFPSRAALLAELWLRTVERFQEGFLDALDGDSPAAAARHVVSWSRVHPAEAAVLLYGPVDFGEPTWPTDARDRLAKRNAQVDRTLRALADRLGRSGAEDVDRLVLATVDIPYSTVRRHLRGGSGIPEYAEDLVADCADRLLTR
- a CDS encoding SAM-dependent methyltransferase: MSEHDPDLVPDGVDLDHPNPARIYDWFLGGNANWAIDREFGAKAVAAFPMVRAMAKVGREFLGRGVHYLARQGITQFLDLGSGVPTVGNVHEIADSVNPDSRCVYVDNEPVAVAHSQVLLEREGDLRRHAVLQADLRNPEDVWERAMDTGVLNPREPIGLIMVNVLYFVSPEDGPEDIIGQYRDLLVPGSYFLSSHMTVDGVPAEGEEERAEVRRQYRNSATPLHLRSREEFTRFFDGFDLVDPGVTWIPEWRPDELKSEATQDFLAEPATSSAFAGLGRKP
- a CDS encoding MarR family winged helix-turn-helix transcriptional regulator, encoding MPRMAGRLKRLPIPEQLRSFSLAPRHLSLLAYLLFDGPMPVNELARLLQVAPATVSLMVGDLSRQGVLERREDEQDRRRTIVSIAEQHRDDVDAWLSAGARAWRKALEPLTPEQRQLVVETLETYEREAAAERP
- a CDS encoding alpha/beta hydrolase family esterase, whose protein sequence is MLRPRSKLLVAATLFLALLPATPASASGVADHPVPTTGCGRTPPVTPGTTGGQTLVSGGLTREYTVHLPANYQPHRPTSVVLSFHGHKRTSQWQEELSEFSGVNTIAVYPQGLVGTDGGSAWTGAPYSADADDVLFTSDLLSKLQRELCVDPKRIYATGKSNGGGFVGVLACRLPGRIAAFAPVAGAYYPEGGACEPSRPAPLLVFHGTADATIPYDGNPAKGLPAIPDWLGEWADRNDCFAHPVTYSPQPKVTVQKWPGCDKWSSLAHYRIEGAGHVWPSTKPNSDSATPTVLDATPVIWRFFQSHRLR
- a CDS encoding sigma factor-like helix-turn-helix DNA-binding protein yields the protein METAEKLCVQPSETCAAVVAEAATGNPAALERLIAAIRPSVVRYCRARIGKHGDSFAPADEVAQEVCISVLTALPTRRDDGSLRAFVYEIAFQRVGEARPGTDDQLGAVIHALPEIEREVIVLRVALGMSAEHAAEAMGSTAAAVRRIQQRALTSLRGA
- a CDS encoding AfsR/SARP family transcriptional regulator, encoding MTIVYRAFGPLLVERDGVELRLGRPQARLLFAILLAEANQVVSVDRLAEALWGASPPPSYRVQIQGLVSQLRRALREPGDADPIVTVGHGYRLPVSPGKSDVDSFAEFARRGRQLLADGDLEAGVRVLREGLALWRGAVLEDVRLDALTEFVTAWEERRLAVLEECIDAQLRLGADDELSTELRELITAHPFRERFCGQLMTALADRGRAADALAVYQRWREKLVEELGVEPSAALRGIQVGILRTEPAQDLQQLDPESLRLLTRLAVLPMPEFSAWIAAAVVDGDPAEAERLLGDLRERQLVRESGRRYRLHDLVRTSVPETVGAEREAALERVLGGLLWQTERAAARLPGSVLRPEPGAAKRWPVDIPPPADPLAWFEAEQQGIEDAVGYAAAAGFAELAWEIAATAASYFDYRGLYQEWARCHYLALTAVREAGDARGEAALLRGIGQLHIYWDEFTDAVKALSTSYRISSSLGDRLGMARALTGLGVVSRVTWRPEQAHARSVRALEMFVECGDRLGAAHSHTSIAAVCLELGQLADAESALDQARRLCAELGDDHRMALVLRRVGQLHLRRGDPERALASLYQAIERLESLRDDQCAAQVRLDIGRAHRVLGECQDAARLFKAASSRFTRVGNRSSAAACVLEIDRTGVES